The genomic window AACTTTTCGACTATTTCTTGTCGTAGCTTTCTTTGGACTATTTTTCGGTAGTACCTATGCTCAGGAGTACATTGCATCGGCTAATTTAAAAAACAACAGTTTTTCCAAGTGGCTGATCCTGCTGATAATACTACTGTTGGGCATTCCTGTAGCTTTGTTTGCACTGTTTTTGAAATAAATTCAATTTTTTTCAAAGAAAACTTGCCTTACAGTATACTCGAAGGCTTAGTATTACCATTGATAGTTTGTTACAAAACGTCTAGTAAAGCTTTATTAAAGAAGTTTTATCAGTGATGTTGTAAAATTAACACGTATGATTCTCGGAAGAAGGAGTAATTAAAATATGGCAACTGAAAAATCAGCGGTATTTATTATTTTTGGAGGTTCAGGTGATTTAGCACACCGGAAACTTTATCCAGCCCTTTACAATCTATACAAAACTGGCGACTTGAAGGAACACTTTGCAGTTATCGGTACTGCCAGAAGACCATGGAGCGACGATTATTATCGTGGTACCGTAGTGGATTCATTAAAAGATATCGACGATGATGAAAAAGCAATGGAAGAATTTTCGAAACATTTCTTCTATCAATCACATGATGTAACTGACTCAGATCATTACATTGCCCTTAAAAAATTAGCCAGCAAATTGGATGATCAATTTCAAACTGGTCACAACCGTGTTTATTACATGGCTATTGCACCTAGATTTTTTGGAACAGTTGCCGAACATATCAATTCAGAAGGCTTAAAGACAGACGGCTTTAACCGACTAGTTATTGAAAAGCCATTCGGCCGTTCATTCGACAGTGCATGCGAATTAAATTCTTCCTTGACTAAGACTTTCTCTGAATCAGAAATTTATCGTATGGACCATTATTTGGGTAAATTCATGGTTCAACAACTTACGAGAATTAGATTAAAAAATCGTACTTTTGAAAAGTCTTTGAATAACAAGTACGTCTCAAATGTCCAAGTAACGCTTGCCGAATCATTAGGCGTTGAAGACCGTGGCGGCTACTATGAAACTGCTGGTGTACTTCGTGATATGGTTCAAAATCACATTATGCAGATCATTGGTGCTGTGGCAATGGATGAACCTGCCAAGTTAGATTCAGAATCGATCCATGAGGTAAAACGCGACGTCTTTGCTAGCTTAAAAGATCTCAAACCAGAAGAAGTTGATAAAAACTTTGTTCGCGGTCAATATGGTGAAGATGATACAGGGTCATTGAAAGCCTATCGTGATGAGGATAATGTTGATCCTAAATCTAATATTGAAACCTTTGTTGCCGGCAAAATGATGTTAGACAATGACCGTTGGAGTGGCGTGCCATTCTACGTTCGTTCAGGTAAGAGAATGCCTGCTAAGTCATCTCGAATCGACATTGTCTATAACGATGCTGTTAAAGAATTAGGCATCAATCCTAATACAACCGTTACTTTCTTGATCGAACCTGAAAATGGTAACTCAATTTTAGTAAATGGTGTTGATTATCAAGAGGGTAACCAAGACTTTTTGAAATTCCCAGAGGATCCTAAGTACTTCTCACAAGAAAGAGAAGCTTATGAGAATTTGATGATCGATATTCTTGACGGTAACAAGATTCACTTTACACTTTGGGATGAATTACAAAATGCTTGGAAATATGTTGATGTCATTCGTCAACAATGGGATAATGAAACTCCTGATTTTCCAAATTATATGAGTAATACAATGGGCCCAGACGCAGCTTCGGAATTGCTTGAAAAAGATGGCAACTCTTGGATCTGGGACGATTAAATTGGTGGTGTTAAATCATCGGATTTTTAAAAATTCCAATCATAGTTGAAGAAAACCGAAAAATCATCCATGTCGACATGGATGCTTTTTTTGCGTCTTGCGAAGAAAGGGAACATCCCCAATATAAGAAGAAATGTTTGATCGTAGCACCTGATCCGAGAAAAAATAATCACCACGGAGTAGTTACGACAGCCAATTACAATGCTAGAAAATACGGTGCACACTCAGCCATGCCGGCACAGCAGGCGATTGAGTTGATCCCGAAGGAAAAGCTAGTGATCGTGCCTCCTAACTTCGAGTTATATAAAAAGACTTCCAATTATATCCATAATATTTTTGGCGAAGTAACGGACACTTATCAATCAGTTGCTTTAGATGAGGCGTATCTGGACGTGACTGAAAATAAATTAGATGAACCTAATGTCATTAAGGTCGCTAATTATATTCAACAACGGATCGTCAAAGAAACTCGCCTAACTTGTTCAGTGGGGATATCTTATAATAAATTTTTGGCGAAAATGGCTTCGGATTATCGTAAACCTTTTGGCAGGACGATCATCTTAGGTGCATATGCTGAAGACTTTTTAAAACCAATTCCAATTGAAAAATTCAACGGTATTGGGAAAACTACTCAGCAAAAGTTACACGATATGAATATTTTTACCGGCGAAGATCTACAAAATTTGGACCAGGATACTTTTATCGACACCTTTGGTAAAATGGGGTATGTAATGTATCGTAGAGTTCATGGTATTGACGACTCGCCAGTCGAGAGCAAAAGAGTGCGTAAGTCAGTTGGTCGAGAACGAACTTACAATCGTAATATCGTTTATAGTGCCGACGTTCATCAAGAATTACAGAAACTGGCAAAGATGGTCAGTAGCGATTTGCGTAAGCAACGCCAACATGGAAAGACGGTTGTGTTAAAATTACGTGATTCGGATTTTGAAACTGTCACGAAACGGATGACTTTTCAAGATTACGTGCAAAGTGAAGAGCAGCTTTATCAAATTGCCAGTGAGATCTACGATAAACTAGGTATCAAGAACAAGAAGATCCGCCTGCTCGGGATCACCGTTACTAATCTAGACCCACTTTCATATGAAGAAGTCAGATTAAATCTATTTTCAAGTGAGGACACTAATGAATAATTTTTCAGAAATTATCGACAGTATTAAGAAATATAATAAGATCATCGTTTTACGTCATACTAATCCGGATCCAGATGCTTTGGGTTCTCAAAAGGGCTTGGCTAATGCAATCACTGAAGCTTTTCCTGATAAAGAAGTATTGATCGGTGGAAATGACGCCCAAGGCTTGAAGTGGCTTTCGACTATGGATGAAGTGAAGGATTCAGATTTTGAAGGTTCCCTAGTGATCGTGACTGACACTGCTAATACTGAACGAATCGACGACGACAGATACAACTCAGGAGACTTCTTGATCAAGATCGACCATCATCCTAATGACGATGCTTACGGCGATCAACTATTTGTTAATACTGATGCAAGTTCCTCATCAGAAATTATTGCTGATTTGATTGAAAGCAGCAACGAACTCAAGCTTTCAAAAACTGTTGCTTATTATTTGTATGCTGGTATAGTTGGTGACACTGGTCGTTTTCTTTATCCAGCTACAACTCAACATACAATGAATATTGCTGGTGAATTCATCGCATTGGGTATCGATTCAGCTGGCATCAACCAACATATGAATGAGATCACATTGCCACAGGCTAAATTGCAAGGTGCACTTTTTGACAGATTAAAGATCGATGAATCTGGTGCAGCTGTGGCTGTGATCGATACAGACTTGATTAACAAATTAGGTTTGACTAGAGAACAAGCTAATTCAGTGGTTTCAACTCCCGGACGTCTTAAAGAGGTTCATTCATGGCTTGAAGCTGTTGAAAAAGAAGACGGAACATTTAGAATGCACTTGAGATCTCAAGGTCCTACTATCAATGGACTAGCAAAAGAGCATAATGGTGGTGGACATCCACTAGCCAGTGGGGCTGATGCTAAAGATCTAGCTGAAGTTGAACAAATGTTTCAAGAACTGATCGAGATCGTAAATAACTATTATAAGAAAGGTGAATAGATGACTAAATTTTCACAATACAACTTCAATGACGCCATCAATAAGTCATTGAAAGAAATTAATTTTGACGAACCAACCGAAGTACAAGAGGCTGTCATTCCATTGGTCAACAAGAAAAAGGATGTCATCGTTCAGTCAATGACTGGATCAGGTAAGACCCATGCTTTCTTATTGCCAATTTTGAACTCAATTACAAAAGAGCCTACCGTTCAGGCTTTGATTGCAACTCCAAGTCGTGAGCTAGCTTATCAGATCTATGAAGATACCCAGGCAATCTTGAAAAATTTTGGTGAGGACTACAATGCTTTTATCTTTGTTGGAGGAACTGACAAGCAACGTCAGCAAAGAAAGCTGCAAGCACATCAACCGCAAATTGCCATCGGAACTCCTGGTAGATTATGGGACTTGATCAAAGAAAATGACCTTCATGTTGAAAACGTGGAACGCTTTATCGTCGATGAAGCCGATATGACACTCGATATGGGATTTTTAGACGACGTTACTAATATTGCTGCCAAGATGCCTGAACAACACGAAACAGCGGTATTTTCAGCTACGATCCCACAAAAGCTAGAACCATTCTTGCAAAAATATTTGACTGGTCCTAAGAAGGTTGAGATCAAGAACAGTCACGTCATTTCTAAGAATGTTGATAATTGGCTAATGTTCACGCATGGTCGTGATAAAAAGCAAATGATCTACAACTTGATGACTATTGGTGAACCTTACATGGTCTTGGTATTTGCTAACACTAAAAAGACTGTTGATGAAATTTATGACTATCTCAAGCATCAAGGTTTGAAGGTCGCTAGACTTCATGGTGGATTGACTCCACGTGAACGTAAACGTGTCATGAAGCAAATTGAGAATCTCGAATATCAATATGTTGTAGCAACTGATCTGGCCGCTCGTGGTATCGATATCAAGGGTGTGTCACATGTGATCAATGCTGAGATCCCAGAAGACCTCGAATTTTTCATTCATCGTGTTGGACGGACTGGACGTAATGGGATGTCAGGTATTGCCATTACGCTTTATGATCCAGGCGAGGAAAACAAGATCAGCGAGATCGAAAAACTTGGAATCAAATTCCATCCTAAAGAAATCAAGAATGGCGATATCGTTGATGGTTACGAACGTGATCGTCGGATCAAACGTCATGCTACCAATGAGAAACTTGATACAAAGCTAGTTGGTTTTGTTAAGAAGCAAAAGGTCAAGAGAAAGCCAGGCTACAAGAAGAAAATCAAATCTGCAATTTCGACTGAAAAGCGTCAACAAAGAAAGATCAAGAACCGTCAAGAACAACGTGATCTTAGAAAAGCACGTCGAAATAAATCCAAATAAGGCCTAAGTATAAATATTGACAAATAGGCGTTTTATCTTTAAAATTTCTACTGGATATAATAAATAGATATAGTCTCAAAGAGAAGGCCACCTGGTGAGAAAGCCTAGATTTTGACTATTTATTGCTGCCAGTTAATAACTGAAAATATATAATTTGTTGAGAGGCTAACGATAATCGTTGCAAACAAGGTGGTACCGCGCATGGGCGTCCTTGATTTTTGCAGCGATTTTTCGTTTTAAAGGAGAACAATGAAAAATTTATCAAGTTCCGAAATCAGACAGATGTTTTTAGACTTTTTCCAAACAAAAGGCCACATGATCGAGCCTAGTGCTTCATTAGTCCCAGTCGACGACCCAACGCTTTTGTGGATCAATTCTGGTGTTGCCACATTGAAGAAGTACTTTGATGGTTCTGTCGTGCCGAAGAATCCTCGAATCACAAATGCTCAAAAGTGTATCAGAACCAACGATATTGAAAATGTTGGTAAAACTGCTCGTCACCAAACATTCTTTGAAATGTTAGGTAACTTCTCAGTTGGTGATTATTTCAAGAAAGAAGTTATTCCTTGGGCATTCGAATTTTTAACAAGTCCTGACTGGCTTGATATGGATCCAGAAAAGTTGTACATCACAACCTATCCAAAGGATACTGAAACTCAAAAATTGTGGGCAGAAGTAGGCATTGACCCTTCACATATTGAGAAAGTGGAAGATAACTTCTGGGATATCGGTGAAGGCCCTTGTGGTCCTGATTCAGAGATTTTCTATGACCGTGGACAATCATTCAATAACTTGGCAGAAGATGACCCCGAGAACTATCCAGGCGGCGAAAATGAACGCTATTTGGAAGTTTGGAACATCGTGTTCTCTGAGTTGAACCATTTGCCTTCCGGTAAATATGTCGAACAACCTCATAAAAACATTGATACGGGTATGGGACTAGAAAGATTAGTTTCGATCATGCAAGGAACGAAAACTAATTTTGAAACTGACTTGTTCATGCCGATCATCAAACAAGTTGAAACTTTAAGCGATGGCAAGAAATACGACGATAACGATGCTGACGATATTTCATTTAAGATCATTGCTGACCATGCAAGAACAGTTTCATTCGCTGTTGGCGATGGTGCATTGCCATCAAATGAAGGCCGTGGATACGTTATCCGTCGTTTGATCAGACGTGCGGTCTTAAATGGTAAAAAGTTAGGCATTGATGGACCATTCTTGTACAAACTAGTTCCAACAGTTGGTAAGATCATGGAAAGTTACTATCCAGAAGTTAGCCAACAACAAGAGTTCATTTCCAAAACTATCGAAGTCGAAGAAAAACGTTTTTCAGAAACTTTGAATGATGGATTGAAATTGCTTAATGGTGTAATCGATAGTCTCAAGGCTAAGAATGAAAAAGTCATTGATGGCGAGAATGCCTTCAAGCTTTTCGATACTTATGGATTCCCATTAGAAATGACTGTTGAATATGCTCATGACGAGGGTATGTCAGTTGATGAAGATGGTTTCAAAGAAAACATGGAACTTCAAAGAGAACGTGCACGTCAAGCCCGTGGAGATCTTCAATCAATGGGTATGCAAGATGAGACTTTGATGGAGATCAAAACTCCTAGTGAGTTCGTTGGATATGACAACAATGAAATC from Companilactobacillus sp. includes these protein-coding regions:
- the zwf gene encoding glucose-6-phosphate dehydrogenase translates to MATEKSAVFIIFGGSGDLAHRKLYPALYNLYKTGDLKEHFAVIGTARRPWSDDYYRGTVVDSLKDIDDDEKAMEEFSKHFFYQSHDVTDSDHYIALKKLASKLDDQFQTGHNRVYYMAIAPRFFGTVAEHINSEGLKTDGFNRLVIEKPFGRSFDSACELNSSLTKTFSESEIYRMDHYLGKFMVQQLTRIRLKNRTFEKSLNNKYVSNVQVTLAESLGVEDRGGYYETAGVLRDMVQNHIMQIIGAVAMDEPAKLDSESIHEVKRDVFASLKDLKPEEVDKNFVRGQYGEDDTGSLKAYRDEDNVDPKSNIETFVAGKMMLDNDRWSGVPFYVRSGKRMPAKSSRIDIVYNDAVKELGINPNTTVTFLIEPENGNSILVNGVDYQEGNQDFLKFPEDPKYFSQEREAYENLMIDILDGNKIHFTLWDELQNAWKYVDVIRQQWDNETPDFPNYMSNTMGPDAASELLEKDGNSWIWDD
- the dinB gene encoding DNA polymerase IV, yielding MIGFLKIPIIVEENRKIIHVDMDAFFASCEEREHPQYKKKCLIVAPDPRKNNHHGVVTTANYNARKYGAHSAMPAQQAIELIPKEKLVIVPPNFELYKKTSNYIHNIFGEVTDTYQSVALDEAYLDVTENKLDEPNVIKVANYIQQRIVKETRLTCSVGISYNKFLAKMASDYRKPFGRTIILGAYAEDFLKPIPIEKFNGIGKTTQQKLHDMNIFTGEDLQNLDQDTFIDTFGKMGYVMYRRVHGIDDSPVESKRVRKSVGRERTYNRNIVYSADVHQELQKLAKMVSSDLRKQRQHGKTVVLKLRDSDFETVTKRMTFQDYVQSEEQLYQIASEIYDKLGIKNKKIRLLGITVTNLDPLSYEEVRLNLFSSEDTNE
- a CDS encoding DHH family phosphoesterase — encoded protein: MNNFSEIIDSIKKYNKIIVLRHTNPDPDALGSQKGLANAITEAFPDKEVLIGGNDAQGLKWLSTMDEVKDSDFEGSLVIVTDTANTERIDDDRYNSGDFLIKIDHHPNDDAYGDQLFVNTDASSSSEIIADLIESSNELKLSKTVAYYLYAGIVGDTGRFLYPATTQHTMNIAGEFIALGIDSAGINQHMNEITLPQAKLQGALFDRLKIDESGAAVAVIDTDLINKLGLTREQANSVVSTPGRLKEVHSWLEAVEKEDGTFRMHLRSQGPTINGLAKEHNGGGHPLASGADAKDLAEVEQMFQELIEIVNNYYKKGE
- a CDS encoding DEAD/DEAH box helicase, which gives rise to MTKFSQYNFNDAINKSLKEINFDEPTEVQEAVIPLVNKKKDVIVQSMTGSGKTHAFLLPILNSITKEPTVQALIATPSRELAYQIYEDTQAILKNFGEDYNAFIFVGGTDKQRQQRKLQAHQPQIAIGTPGRLWDLIKENDLHVENVERFIVDEADMTLDMGFLDDVTNIAAKMPEQHETAVFSATIPQKLEPFLQKYLTGPKKVEIKNSHVISKNVDNWLMFTHGRDKKQMIYNLMTIGEPYMVLVFANTKKTVDEIYDYLKHQGLKVARLHGGLTPRERKRVMKQIENLEYQYVVATDLAARGIDIKGVSHVINAEIPEDLEFFIHRVGRTGRNGMSGIAITLYDPGEENKISEIEKLGIKFHPKEIKNGDIVDGYERDRRIKRHATNEKLDTKLVGFVKKQKVKRKPGYKKKIKSAISTEKRQQRKIKNRQEQRDLRKARRNKSK
- the alaS gene encoding alanine--tRNA ligase, coding for MKNLSSSEIRQMFLDFFQTKGHMIEPSASLVPVDDPTLLWINSGVATLKKYFDGSVVPKNPRITNAQKCIRTNDIENVGKTARHQTFFEMLGNFSVGDYFKKEVIPWAFEFLTSPDWLDMDPEKLYITTYPKDTETQKLWAEVGIDPSHIEKVEDNFWDIGEGPCGPDSEIFYDRGQSFNNLAEDDPENYPGGENERYLEVWNIVFSELNHLPSGKYVEQPHKNIDTGMGLERLVSIMQGTKTNFETDLFMPIIKQVETLSDGKKYDDNDADDISFKIIADHARTVSFAVGDGALPSNEGRGYVIRRLIRRAVLNGKKLGIDGPFLYKLVPTVGKIMESYYPEVSQQQEFISKTIEVEEKRFSETLNDGLKLLNGVIDSLKAKNEKVIDGENAFKLFDTYGFPLEMTVEYAHDEGMSVDEDGFKENMELQRERARQARGDLQSMGMQDETLMEIKTPSEFVGYDNNEIKATLKDIIVNDEIVDSVNMTTGKAQLIFDKTPFYAEMGGQVADIGNIYDENNNQVAEVLDVQHAPNGQNIHLVNVISELDVNKEYTLKINVDFREKVRHNHTATHLLDQALREVVGPRTHQAGSLVEPGYLRFDFNSNEGLNDQQISQLEKIVNEKIWAAIPVKTEVLPIEEAKKKKGAVAMFSEKYGDIVRVVEVDDYSIEFCGGTHVRNTSEIGLFKITSESAVGSGIRRIDAVTGEEAFEYLNDQLNVLKETATNMKVNQLKDVPARAEQLVDEAKKLKRDNQNLKVQLTSQKSAEVFDQVEDINGVKVIANVISADDMSTLRQLADKWKSENKSDVLILGAGSGDKANLVVSVNKAAQDKGLKAGDLIKQIAKEIQGGGGGRPDMAQAGGKDPKGLTKALQLAKDIIKNN